The following DNA comes from bacterium.
GGCAGGTCAGCCCGGGCCTCACCTGGAGCCGGCGCGCCTGGGCCGGCGTGTAGGCGGCCACCTCGCTGGGGATCTGGGGGCGCGGGCCCACCACCGACATCTCGCCGCGCAGCACGTTGAACAGCTGCGGGAACTCGTCGAGGCTGCTGCGCCGCAGGAAACGGCCGACGCCGGTGATGCGCGGGTCGCGTTCGATCTTGAAGGCGGCGCCGCTGGCCTCGTTCAGGTGGGCAAGATCCTCCTTGCGCACTTCGGCATCCGCGACCATGGATCGGAACTTGTAGCAGTAGAAGACACGGCCACGCAGGCCGACGCGCCGCTGGCGGAAGAACACCGGCCCCGGGGAGTCGAGCCGGATCAGCAGGACGAGCAGCGGGAACACCGGCATCACGAGCAGCAGGCCGACGGCGGCGCCCAGCAGGTCGACCAGGCGCTTGAACACCGCGCCGACCGGATCGGCGGCGGGCACCGGCCCGTCGGGATCGCGCGCGATGAAGGCGTCGTAGCCGCCGGCGGCGGCGAAGACGTCCGTGGCGGGGGGCCGCGGGCTCACCGGCCGACCTCCCCGTCCGCCGCCGGCGCGCGCCGCCAGCGCAGGGCGGTGACGCCGGGGAACTCGCGCACCGCGACCACGTCGCCCAGGTCGTCGAGCGCCGCGGGGAAGTGGTGGCCCGGGTCGAGCGTCCCGCTGCGGCACAGGACCAGCCAAGCCTGATCGGCGCCGCCGATCCTCTCGGACAGTACCCGGGTCGCGTCGGCGCGGCTGCCGATCGCGCCGAGCCCCCAGAAGTCGCGCACCTCGCCGCGGCCATCGTAGTAGAGGCGGAACAGGTCGGTGACCACGGGCACGAGCACCGGTTCGCCCGCGGCGTCCTGGTTAGCGATCCAGACAGCGGCCGATCGCACGTCGTCCTTGGCGTATCGCGGATCGACGTGGTAGCTGGCCGACGACCACAGGGTCAGCCCGAGCAGGGCCAGGCTCGCCATCCGCACCGTCCAACCGTGCAGCGTGCTGAGGCCGTGACCGGCCGCGAGCAGCAGGAAGGGGGCCGTCACCGCCAGGTAGCGGGGCGTGAAGGTCTTCACGTCCAGCAGGCGCATCGCGACCAGCGCGACGAACGGCACCGCCACCCACAGCGCCGTCTCGAGTCGCCGCCGGCTGCGCCACCAGCCCGTGAGCGCCGGGAACGCGGCAGCGAGCGCGCCCGCCGCCAGCAGCGGCAGGTAGCGGCGGACGATCTCCAGGCGGTCGGGCCGGTGCAGTTCCTCGAGCGTCGGCCCCAGGCTGAAGCCGTAGAAGAAGGTGTGCAGGGCGTAGGGCACGGCCAGCGGCGTCAGGCGTTCCTGCCCCTCGGGCAACAGCCCGCCCCCTCCCCCGGGCGCCAGCCGGCCGGGGTACCAGAAGCCCGTCGCCTGCAGCAGCCACGGCAGGGCGATCAGGCCCGTCAACCCGAAGGCGACCGCCCACCCGCGCCAGGCCCGGCCGTCCCGCGGCCGGTGCAGCAGCAGCACGCCCAGCGCGTGGGCCGCGACCAGGAACAGCGCCGACATGTTGCTCAGCACGGCGAGGCCGGCGAGCAGGCCGTAGGTCAGGCCGCCCCGCGTCGAGGCGCCGTGGCGCTGCATGCGCAGCAGCTGCAGGGTCGCCGCCATGGCGAGCAGGATCATCAGGGAATAGCCGCGCGCCTCCTGCCCGTACCAGACGTGGAAGGGGTTGAGCGCGAGCAGCAGGGCCGCCCAGGCGCCGGTCGAGCGGTCGCGCCACTCGCTGCCGAGCTTGTACATCACCGGGACGGCCAGGACGCCGGCCAGCGCCGCCGGCAGCCGCAGGAGCCACTCGGGCGATGCCGGCTGCCCGGGGCGCCAGCTCAGCAGCAGGTACAGCGGGCCCTGGATGTTGTCGCGGAACTGCTCCCAGAGCCCATGCCCGGCTCCGGGATGGAGGTTGCGCCAGGTCTGGTACTCGTCGATCCACAGCGGCGAGGCGCCGAGGTGGTACCCGCGCAGGATCGCCGCCGCGGCCGTCACCAGGATCACGAACAGCAGGCGTTCGCTGCGCCGGCCGGCGGGATCGAGCGCCGGCATGGCGCCGAGGCGGGCGAACGTGTCGTGCGGGCGCTGGCTCACGGCCGGACCTCCGGGTGCAGGGGACGGCCGAGCCGGTACGATTTCAGCGAGGCGTCGATGGCCCCGACCTTCACCTTCGTCTTCATGAGCACGGGCAGGCGGTGCTCGTCGTCCGACAGCCAGATCGTGAGGTCGCCCTCGAACTGGAAGAGCCCTTCGCCCTGGATGACCGGTTGCACGACGAGGCAGTCGAACGTGCCGGCCGGGACGGTGATCCGCTCGCGGCCGTGGACGTTGACCACGAGGTCGTAGGTCTTGCGCGAACTGTGCGTGGTCACCAGGGCCGGCTGCCCGGGTTCCAGCGGCAGGGTGCGGACGAAGTAGAAGGCCGACAGGATGTCCTGCACCCCGGTGGGAACGTCCTCGTCGCGACCGTCGAGGTGGCGGGCCTTGCCCGCTTCCTGGTCGTAGCGGATCGCCACGTTCTTGCGGTAGTCGCCCTCGCGCAACCGCTTGCTGAAGTAGCGCGTCGCGAGCGTGTGCACGTCGATGTGGGTGGTGACCTTGTCCCGCACGAGGTAGAACGCCGAGAAGAAGCGGTTGGACGCCGCCTTGCTCTCCACGGGGTAGCAGGGGCGGCCGCCGGAGTCGACGACCTCCCCGACCTCCAGGGAGGCCTCGCCGGCGTTGACGGGACCGTAGTCGATCGAGAAGACCAGCATTTCGCCCGGCCCGTACGGCACCGGCGCGAACGCGGCGGCAGGATCCGGTGCGGTGGCGGTCGTTTCCGGACCAGCGGCGGGATCGACGGCGAGCGGGTCGGCGAGGGCGCGCCCGACGGCCACCGCCACGAGCACGGCGAACACCGCCGCGGCCCAGACCGTCGGCGTGATGACCGCCCGGAGTCGTCGCAGGCTCATGTGACCTCCCTCGTCGCGGCCCGCAGGCGAGCCGTCAGACCATCCAGCGCCGTCAACACGCGTTCGGCGCGCAGACCCGTCATGCAGGGATGACCGGCCACCGGACATGTCAACAGGTCGCAGGGGGAACAAGGTTCCCCGGTCCGTACCATGATATGCAAGGGATGTTCCGGGTTCCAGCCCCGCGGGTCGGTCGGGCCGAACAGGGTCACCGTCGGCACGCCCAGACCGGCGGCGATGTGGCGCGGGCCGCAATCGGTCGCTACCAGCACATCGAGCCGCCCCAGCAGCCCGGTCAGCTCCAACAGATCCGTGGCCGGAGCGATCCGCAGCTCGGGCGCCGCCGCGGCGACGGCCGCCGCGATGTCCCGGTCGCCCGGCCCCGGGATCAGCAGCACCGAAGCGCCGCGCGCCGCGAGCGCCCGCATCAGGCGCACGGCTTCAACGACCGGCCAGGACTTCACCGGCCAGGTCGCGCTCAGGATCAGGCCGATCCGCGGGCGACCGCCGTCTCCCGGCCAGCCATCGGCGGCGCGCGTCGGGTCGTCACCCGTGCGGCCGATCCCGCTCGCGAAACCGCCGGGCCGCCACGGCGCGGTGTCGGCGCCCAGCGTCCGCGCCAGTTCCAGGAAGCCTTCGGCGGCGAACTGCCGCAACCGGTGGCCGTCCTGGCGATCGCGCGGCACCGGCAGGTTGTAGGCCCAGCGCCGCCACCGCAGGGCGTAGCCGACGCGCCAGCGGGCGCCGCTCAGGGCGGTCCACAGGGCCGTGCGGGGCGTGCTCAGGATGTCGACCACGAGGTCGTACCGCTGGGCGCGCAGGTGAGGGAGCCAACCCGACGGCGCCTCCTGCGGCGACGGCGGCCAGCTCACCACCCGGACGCGGTCGGCGAGTTCCCGCAGCAGGGGGACGAAGGGCCGGTCCACGAGCAGGTCGACCCGCGCCTGCGGGCAGGCCGCAGCCAGCGCGTGCACCGCCGGCAGCGTGACCACGGCGTCGCCGAGGGCGCGGCGGCGGATCACCAGGATCCGGCGCAGCCGCGGCAGGTCGTCGCTGAAGGCCGGGTTCATCGTCCGGCCCCCGATCCGCCCGTGAGCGGCAGCGCCTCGGCGACGGCGGCGGCCGTCAGCGCGGGCAGGCAGACGAAC
Coding sequences within:
- a CDS encoding glycosyltransferase family 9 protein encodes the protein MNPAFSDDLPRLRRILVIRRRALGDAVVTLPAVHALAAACPQARVDLLVDRPFVPLLRELADRVRVVSWPPSPQEAPSGWLPHLRAQRYDLVVDILSTPRTALWTALSGARWRVGYALRWRRWAYNLPVPRDRQDGHRLRQFAAEGFLELARTLGADTAPWRPGGFASGIGRTGDDPTRAADGWPGDGGRPRIGLILSATWPVKSWPVVEAVRLMRALAARGASVLLIPGPGDRDIAAAVAAAAPELRIAPATDLLELTGLLGRLDVLVATDCGPRHIAAGLGVPTVTLFGPTDPRGWNPEHPLHIMVRTGEPCSPCDLLTCPVAGHPCMTGLRAERVLTALDGLTARLRAATREVT
- a CDS encoding sugar transferase; this translates as MSPRPPATDVFAAAGGYDAFIARDPDGPVPAADPVGAVFKRLVDLLGAAVGLLLVMPVFPLLVLLIRLDSPGPVFFRQRRVGLRGRVFYCYKFRSMVADAEVRKEDLAHLNEASGAAFKIERDPRITGVGRFLRRSSLDEFPQLFNVLRGEMSVVGPRPQIPSEVAAYTPAQARRLQVRPGLTC
- a CDS encoding DUF3108 domain-containing protein; this encodes MSLRRLRAVITPTVWAAAVFAVLVAVAVGRALADPLAVDPAAGPETTATAPDPAAAFAPVPYGPGEMLVFSIDYGPVNAGEASLEVGEVVDSGGRPCYPVESKAASNRFFSAFYLVRDKVTTHIDVHTLATRYFSKRLREGDYRKNVAIRYDQEAGKARHLDGRDEDVPTGVQDILSAFYFVRTLPLEPGQPALVTTHSSRKTYDLVVNVHGRERITVPAGTFDCLVVQPVIQGEGLFQFEGDLTIWLSDDEHRLPVLMKTKVKVGAIDASLKSYRLGRPLHPEVRP
- a CDS encoding glycosyltransferase family 39 protein → MSQRPHDTFARLGAMPALDPAGRRSERLLFVILVTAAAAILRGYHLGASPLWIDEYQTWRNLHPGAGHGLWEQFRDNIQGPLYLLLSWRPGQPASPEWLLRLPAALAGVLAVPVMYKLGSEWRDRSTGAWAALLLALNPFHVWYGQEARGYSLMILLAMAATLQLLRMQRHGASTRGGLTYGLLAGLAVLSNMSALFLVAAHALGVLLLHRPRDGRAWRGWAVAFGLTGLIALPWLLQATGFWYPGRLAPGGGGGLLPEGQERLTPLAVPYALHTFFYGFSLGPTLEELHRPDRLEIVRRYLPLLAAGALAAAFPALTGWWRSRRRLETALWVAVPFVALVAMRLLDVKTFTPRYLAVTAPFLLLAAGHGLSTLHGWTVRMASLALLGLTLWSSASYHVDPRYAKDDVRSAAVWIANQDAAGEPVLVPVVTDLFRLYYDGRGEVRDFWGLGAIGSRADATRVLSERIGGADQAWLVLCRSGTLDPGHHFPAALDDLGDVVAVREFPGVTALRWRRAPAADGEVGR